From a region of the Seleniivibrio woodruffii genome:
- the trpS gene encoding tryptophan--tRNA ligase has protein sequence MEKVLSGMRPTGRLHIGHYYGALKNWLELQEKHDCFYFVADWHALTTNYEDPEDIIENRRQLILDWLSVGIDPNKCTMFVQSHNIYHAELSLLLSMLTPVSWLERCPTYKEIKQEQTNKDLSNLGFLSYPVLMTADIIMYNATYVPVGEDQLPHIEISREIIRRFHHLYSCEVFTEPKGVLTEVPRLPGLDGRKMSKSYGNAIMLSEDLKEVESKVKKMVTDTNRQRLKDPGNPEVCPVFDYHKVFSTEEEREYITKGCTSAGIGCMECKMILFKHMQALLEPIQERRRKFEAEITDINEFIKPMQDKANAEAACMMEKVRKALKI, from the coding sequence ATGGAAAAAGTATTAAGCGGGATGCGTCCCACAGGCCGTCTGCATATCGGCCATTATTACGGAGCGCTTAAAAACTGGCTGGAACTTCAGGAGAAGCACGACTGCTTCTATTTTGTTGCGGACTGGCATGCGCTCACAACGAACTACGAAGATCCCGAAGATATAATAGAGAACCGCAGACAGCTCATCCTCGACTGGCTGAGTGTCGGCATCGACCCGAACAAATGCACAATGTTCGTTCAGTCCCATAACATTTATCATGCGGAACTGAGCCTTCTGCTCTCCATGCTGACACCCGTCAGCTGGCTTGAGCGATGCCCAACATACAAGGAGATCAAGCAGGAACAGACCAACAAAGACCTGTCGAACCTCGGTTTCCTGAGCTATCCGGTGCTTATGACGGCTGACATCATAATGTACAACGCAACCTACGTCCCCGTGGGCGAAGATCAGCTGCCCCACATCGAGATAAGCCGTGAGATAATCCGCAGGTTCCACCATCTCTATTCCTGCGAGGTGTTTACGGAGCCTAAGGGTGTTCTGACAGAAGTACCCAGACTCCCCGGACTGGACGGCAGAAAGATGAGCAAGAGCTACGGCAACGCCATCATGCTTTCAGAAGACCTGAAAGAGGTGGAGAGCAAGGTCAAGAAGATGGTGACGGATACCAACCGTCAGCGTCTGAAAGACCCAGGCAACCCCGAAGTATGCCCTGTTTTTGACTATCACAAAGTGTTTTCTACTGAAGAAGAGCGTGAGTATATCACTAAAGGATGCACATCAGCGGGAATTGGCTGTATGGAATGCAAAATGATCCTCTTCAAACACATGCAGGCTCTGCTTGAACCCATTCAGGAGCGCCGCCGAAAATTTGAAGCTGAAATAACCGATATCAACGAGTTCATAAAGCCCATGCAGGACAAGGCAAACGCCGAAGCCGCCTGCATGATGGAAAAAGTGAGGAAAGCTCTTAAAATATGA
- a CDS encoding NAD(P)-dependent oxidoreductase, with product MKIAVIGATGKQGQMLVREALLRGHDVTAVVRNRSKLGDFSGRIIEKDILALTYDDLKDNEVIIDAFGTGMNDDVMLHQTTMKHLADILSGKPNRLLVVGGASTLYVDAEHKVRLLDTPEFPDAWKPVATSMADAFDALKKRDDVNWTFLSPAAFFMYEGTRTGKYKVGGDELILNSEGKSEISYADYAIAMLDEAENPKHIKKRFTVVSE from the coding sequence ATGAAAATTGCAGTTATCGGAGCCACGGGAAAACAGGGACAAATGCTGGTCAGAGAGGCACTGCTGAGGGGACATGATGTCACGGCTGTTGTCAGGAACAGATCAAAACTCGGAGATTTCAGCGGCAGAATCATTGAAAAAGATATTCTTGCGCTGACATATGACGACCTTAAGGACAATGAAGTTATAATAGACGCATTCGGAACCGGAATGAACGATGATGTGATGCTTCACCAGACTACAATGAAGCATCTTGCGGACATTCTGTCGGGCAAACCCAACAGGCTGCTTGTTGTGGGCGGAGCCAGCACCCTCTATGTTGATGCTGAACATAAGGTTCGCCTGCTTGATACACCCGAATTTCCGGACGCATGGAAACCTGTTGCAACAAGCATGGCTGATGCGTTTGATGCCCTTAAAAAACGTGACGATGTCAATTGGACGTTCTTAAGTCCCGCCGCCTTTTTTATGTATGAGGGTACACGCACGGGAAAATATAAGGTCGGCGGAGACGAACTGATACTCAACTCCGAGGGAAAAAGCGAGATAAGCTATGCGGACTACGCAATAGCAATGCTTGATGAAGCGGAAAACCCCAAACACATTAAAAAGAGATTTACAGTTGTTTCAGAATAA
- a CDS encoding site-2 protease family protein, whose product MMDFNIAEYIRFISLAIVPFMFAITVHEFSHGMSAYLLGDDTAKRAGRLTLNPIAHIDLFGLLFLIITRLFGWAKPVPVNYANLYRKTRYGPAIVAVAGPASNLALAIVSAVALRLMYNIEVQADGLAYKILVPLAGMLKLSVSINLALFIFNLIPIPPLDGGRIVTNFLPYDKAVKFAAIERYGFIIILVLFLTRAIDYILMPVMNFFMNILL is encoded by the coding sequence ATGATGGATTTTAATATAGCTGAATACATACGGTTCATATCACTGGCAATAGTCCCTTTCATGTTCGCCATCACCGTGCATGAGTTTTCCCACGGCATGAGCGCATACCTTCTTGGGGACGATACGGCAAAAAGAGCAGGCAGGCTGACGCTTAACCCCATTGCGCATATAGACCTGTTCGGACTGCTGTTTTTAATCATAACCCGCCTTTTCGGCTGGGCAAAACCCGTTCCGGTGAACTACGCAAACCTTTACCGCAAAACAAGATACGGCCCTGCCATTGTCGCTGTTGCGGGTCCTGCATCAAACCTTGCGCTGGCGATAGTTTCAGCCGTTGCGCTCCGTCTGATGTATAATATTGAGGTTCAGGCGGACGGACTGGCATACAAGATTCTGGTGCCTCTGGCGGGGATGCTTAAGCTCTCGGTTTCAATCAACCTTGCGCTGTTCATCTTCAACCTGATCCCCATTCCTCCTCTTGACGGAGGCCGCATTGTTACGAATTTCCTTCCCTATGACAAAGCGGTGAAGTTTGCCGCCATCGAAAGATACGGTTTCATAATCATCCTTGTGCTGTTTCTGACAAGGGCGATTGACTATATCCTTATGCCTGTAATGAATTTTTTTATGAATATACTGCTGTAG
- a CDS encoding PIN/TRAM domain-containing protein has translation MWIFRVLYAIFIMVAFVLARDTLGIEMLPAILYSLGVIFAIVFIETLVADIKSYKFFAGAVGAILFLVIGYSIASIFDAYFKNEALRLALYFFVLYLGVNTGQKFSWILEGALSKLMAKQPKFIKFSASPKILDTSTLIDGRMADIVDTGLIEGGLVIPTFVLKELQNIADSHDHLRRQKGRRGLDVLQRLQEQTLLPVEINNSDFPDVATVDEKLVALAKKLKADIITTDFNLLKVAEIQNIKVLNINTLSMAMRQSVLPGEEFEISVVKEGKESNQGVGYLDDGTMVVVENGRRLIGKSVKVNVTSLLQTESGRIIFTKVKY, from the coding sequence TCTTATACGCAATTTTCATAATGGTGGCATTCGTTTTGGCCAGAGACACTCTGGGCATAGAGATGCTTCCGGCAATTCTTTATTCTCTGGGAGTAATATTCGCAATCGTCTTTATCGAAACCTTAGTAGCTGATATCAAAAGCTATAAGTTCTTTGCGGGAGCTGTCGGCGCTATCCTGTTTCTGGTGATAGGCTATTCAATCGCATCAATATTTGATGCATATTTCAAAAACGAAGCTCTCAGGCTGGCTCTCTATTTCTTCGTACTGTATCTGGGTGTGAACACCGGACAAAAATTCTCATGGATTCTAGAGGGTGCTCTTTCAAAACTGATGGCGAAACAGCCGAAATTCATCAAATTCAGCGCTTCGCCCAAAATACTTGATACCTCAACACTTATTGACGGCCGCATGGCAGATATAGTCGATACGGGGCTTATTGAGGGCGGATTGGTGATCCCCACTTTCGTTCTGAAAGAACTCCAGAACATCGCCGACTCCCATGACCACCTTCGCAGACAGAAGGGACGCAGAGGACTGGACGTTCTCCAGAGGCTTCAGGAGCAGACCCTGCTGCCTGTTGAGATAAACAACAGCGATTTTCCTGATGTGGCAACGGTTGACGAAAAGCTTGTTGCTCTGGCAAAAAAGCTGAAAGCAGACATCATTACAACGGATTTCAACCTGCTTAAGGTTGCGGAAATTCAGAATATCAAGGTTCTGAACATAAATACCCTTTCAATGGCCATGCGCCAGTCGGTTCTTCCCGGTGAAGAGTTTGAGATAAGCGTGGTTAAAGAGGGTAAGGAGTCCAATCAGGGCGTGGGCTATCTGGACGATGGTACTATGGTTGTTGTCGAGAACGGCCGCAGACTGATAGGAAAATCTGTTAAAGTCAACGTTACCAGCCTTTTGCAAACTGAGTCCGGACGTATAATTTTCACTAAGGTGAAGTATTGA
- a CDS encoding winged helix-turn-helix transcriptional regulator, which yields MVKQLPACPVELTIDLLGNKWKVLIIRDLMDGTKRFGELKKSMEGITQKVLTANLRDMEENCLLTRKVYAEVPPRVEYTLTDTGYSLRTVLDSMAEWGDSYKERVNA from the coding sequence ATGGTGAAACAACTGCCCGCATGCCCTGTGGAGCTGACTATTGATCTGCTGGGAAACAAATGGAAAGTTCTGATAATCCGGGATCTTATGGATGGAACAAAGCGTTTCGGAGAGCTGAAAAAGTCAATGGAAGGGATCACGCAGAAGGTTTTGACGGCGAATCTTCGTGATATGGAGGAGAACTGTCTGCTGACCAGAAAGGTTTATGCAGAGGTTCCGCCCAGAGTGGAATATACTCTGACCGACACCGGATACAGCCTGAGAACGGTTCTGGATTCGATGGCAGAGTGGGGCGACAGCTATAAGGAAAGGGTGAACGCCTAG
- the ispD gene encoding 2-C-methyl-D-erythritol 4-phosphate cytidylyltransferase gives MNITAVIPAAGMGKRFGGDVKKQFFEIFDHTVMYYTLKALNRAYPFKEFILGANPDDFYYLYSQLAQADIKSYQLVQGGGERYETVYNCLKAVTTEYVLIHDAVRPFITPDVVRSVVEAAKDTGAAICGLQVRDTLKKIAKDTVEKTVSRDEYILSHTPQVFRTALLKKAVENADERGILITDEAQAMELYGVDVRWTPSLPDNIKITYLNDINMTEGLVNKYFGE, from the coding sequence TTGAATATAACCGCAGTAATACCCGCCGCCGGAATGGGCAAACGTTTCGGCGGCGATGTTAAAAAGCAGTTTTTCGAAATTTTTGACCATACTGTTATGTATTACACCCTGAAGGCTCTGAACAGAGCCTATCCCTTCAAAGAATTTATCCTCGGCGCAAATCCTGACGACTTCTATTATCTCTATTCACAGCTTGCTCAGGCGGACATAAAGTCTTATCAGCTGGTGCAGGGCGGCGGCGAAAGATACGAAACTGTCTACAACTGTCTGAAAGCTGTAACCACAGAATACGTGCTGATACATGATGCTGTCAGGCCGTTCATAACTCCTGATGTGGTCCGCTCGGTGGTTGAGGCGGCAAAGGACACCGGAGCGGCTATATGCGGGCTTCAGGTGAGAGATACGCTGAAAAAGATAGCAAAAGACACGGTGGAAAAAACTGTCAGCCGTGACGAATATATCCTTTCTCACACACCGCAGGTTTTCAGAACCGCACTGCTTAAAAAAGCGGTTGAGAATGCTGACGAGCGGGGGATTCTCATCACTGACGAAGCGCAGGCGATGGAGCTTTACGGAGTGGATGTAAGATGGACGCCGTCACTGCCTGATAATATCAAAATAACCTATCTGAACGACATTAATATGACCGAAGGGCTTGTTAATAAGTATTTCGGGGAATGA